One segment of Oscillospiraceae bacterium MB08-C2-2 DNA contains the following:
- the era gene encoding GTPase Era has product MNTRSGFVAIVGRPNVGKSSLLNAFIGEKVAIVSPKPQTTRTRITGVLTNGEDQMVFIDTPGLHRPRTKLSEYMVRQIEDSIGDVDGAILVTEPTGPIQQAERDLIENFKAKKIPAILAFNKIDTLAAKEEMMPKIQAFSTLFDFDHIVPVSALRGEGVEVLLGLLSGYLQPGPHYFDDDSYTDQPERVIAGEILREKLLRNLREEIPHGTAVTIEEMKERPNGDVVDIQAIIYCEKDSHKGMIIGKNGEMLKKIASQARQELEHFLACKVNLQCWVKVKEDWRNREGLMRNFGFN; this is encoded by the coding sequence ATGAATACAAGATCCGGCTTTGTGGCCATTGTCGGCCGGCCTAATGTGGGAAAATCCTCCCTCCTCAATGCTTTTATTGGCGAGAAGGTAGCCATTGTTTCCCCCAAGCCCCAGACCACCCGCACCCGTATCACCGGTGTGCTCACCAATGGGGAAGATCAGATGGTGTTTATCGATACACCCGGTCTTCACCGCCCCCGCACTAAGCTCAGTGAATATATGGTGCGCCAAATTGAGGACAGCATCGGCGACGTAGATGGTGCCATACTGGTTACCGAGCCCACCGGCCCCATTCAGCAGGCAGAGCGGGATCTGATCGAAAACTTTAAGGCAAAAAAGATTCCTGCCATTCTGGCCTTTAATAAAATCGATACCCTTGCAGCCAAGGAAGAGATGATGCCCAAGATACAGGCTTTTTCCACCCTGTTTGATTTCGACCACATTGTGCCGGTCAGTGCTTTGCGGGGTGAAGGCGTAGAGGTTCTGCTGGGCTTGCTTTCGGGTTATTTGCAGCCCGGCCCCCATTATTTTGACGATGACAGCTACACCGATCAGCCCGAGAGGGTAATCGCCGGGGAAATCCTGCGGGAAAAGCTGCTGCGCAACCTCCGGGAGGAAATTCCCCACGGCACAGCTGTTACCATTGAAGAAATGAAGGAACGCCCAAACGGTGATGTGGTGGATATTCAGGCGATCATCTATTGCGAAAAAGATTCCCATAAAGGCATGATCATTGGTAAAAACGGCGAGATGCTGAAAAAAATCGCCTCACAGGCCCGGCAGGAACTGGAACACTTTTTGGCCTGCAAGGTCAATTTACAGTGCTGGGTTAAGGTTAAGGAAGATTGGCGCAACCGGGAAGGTCTTATGCGCAATTTCGGCTTTAACTGA
- a CDS encoding diacylglycerol kinase family protein encodes MPATSAMNKRSNRNLLQSFGCAFHGLGSALARERNMRIHTAAAVLLLYFSRYYSFSSTQYALLFLAMGLVLTAEMINTAIEKAVDLESPAFHYLARISKDVAAGAVLVAVFSSVATGFALFWDKLILERILKDILSRPLAAVAAAALLFVLIFVVPLRDDSGKKNQRR; translated from the coding sequence ATGCCAGCTACGTCAGCGATGAATAAGCGCTCCAACCGAAATCTTCTGCAATCCTTTGGCTGTGCCTTCCATGGTCTCGGAAGCGCACTGGCAAGGGAACGAAATATGCGTATCCATACAGCGGCGGCGGTGCTTCTGCTGTATTTTTCCCGTTATTATAGCTTTTCTTCCACCCAGTATGCCCTGCTGTTTTTGGCTATGGGGCTGGTGCTCACCGCTGAAATGATCAACACAGCCATTGAAAAAGCAGTGGATTTGGAATCCCCTGCCTTTCACTATCTGGCCCGCATCTCCAAGGATGTGGCGGCCGGGGCGGTGCTGGTGGCGGTTTTTTCCAGCGTGGCGACGGGATTTGCTCTGTTTTGGGACAAGCTGATATTGGAAAGAATCCTTAAAGATATTTTGAGCCGTCCCCTGGCAGCGGTGGCAGCGGCGGCCTTGCTTTTTGTTTTGATTTTTGTCGTGCCGCTCCGGGATGACTCGGGGAAGAAGAACCAACGACGCTGA
- the ybeY gene encoding rRNA maturation RNase YbeY, with the protein MDKLKVMITNRQKEVKIPTGIRLLIRKCCHAVLTMEEMEGSYEVSVSFLDNNQIRQLNQEYRHKDKSTDVLSFPLGVDGKYDLNRETNAYMLGDIVISMPTAVEQAGRFGHTLQREVAYLTVHSMLHLLGYDHEAGGIDAVRMREKEEQVLTRLGLRRDASYVSDE; encoded by the coding sequence ATGGATAAATTAAAAGTAATGATCACCAATCGACAAAAAGAAGTGAAGATACCCACGGGCATTCGTTTGCTGATTCGCAAATGCTGCCACGCTGTGTTGACAATGGAAGAAATGGAAGGTTCATATGAGGTGAGTGTCAGCTTTTTGGATAACAACCAAATTCGCCAGCTCAATCAGGAATACCGCCATAAGGATAAATCCACCGATGTGCTTTCTTTCCCTTTGGGGGTGGATGGCAAATACGATCTGAATCGGGAGACAAACGCTTATATGCTGGGGGATATTGTGATCTCCATGCCCACGGCTGTGGAGCAGGCAGGGCGCTTTGGCCACACCCTTCAGCGGGAGGTGGCGTATCTCACTGTGCATTCCATGCTGCATCTTCTGGGCTATGATCACGAGGCGGGCGGCATTGACGCTGTTCGTATGCGGGAAAAGGAAGAGCAGGTGCTTACTCGGCTGGGTTTGCGCCGGGATGCCAGCTACGTCAGCGATGAATAA